DNA from Campylobacter concisus:
AATATTTTTTACACTAGACTTTTCTTTAAAGCTAAAATCTCCAGCTAAAATACTCTCACCACTTTTGACCTCACAAGTATAAATGACATCGTAAATGTCTTTATCCTGGCGTCTCCAGCGGTCTTCATACTTACTAGTTACTTCTAAATTTCTATTTTTAAAAGCTTCTATTTTTGAGTTTGTAGGCTCTAAAAATTTACTCAAGCTAAAATCGCAATACTCCTTGCTATCAGTCCTTAGCTCAAATTTACCGCCAAGCTTTAGTATTCTTTCACATTCAAGTGCAAATGCCGACGAAACCACACGTCTATGCTCTGCTTTATCCCACGGCACTGGAAAGTGTAAAAAGACTCTATCAACCAAATTTGAGCCAACAAGTGAGAGCAAGAGCCTGGCGTCGGTATTTATCAGTCGCACGTTTTCTAGAGCATTTGCCCTAGCTAGTTTTGCTACTTGCTCGATGCTTGGCTTATAGACTTCTATTCCGATAACTAGGGCATTTGGATTGTTTTTAGCTTGATAAAGCAAGTGCCTGCCAGAACCAAAGCCGATCTCAATGAAAATCTCTTTAAATTTATCTTTTAACTCGCAAAATGCTGGCACAAATTCTTCAAGGCTTAAAATTTCACTCACTTTTTTAGTCAAATTTGTCTTTTTTA
Protein-coding regions in this window:
- the trmB gene encoding tRNA (guanosine(46)-N7)-methyltransferase TrmB — protein: MPNFIASSLKELSFPFGNDKVKFLWQANGRNERLIYTKNEEESFFLVVKSGKNGIVVKGEKLTKPAKVGLLQEALELFKEQNCNDVISQAFAVKKTNLTKKVSEILSLEEFVPAFCELKDKFKEIFIEIGFGSGRHLLYQAKNNPNALVIGIEVYKPSIEQVAKLARANALENVRLINTDARLLLSLVGSNLVDRVFLHFPVPWDKAEHRRVVSSAFALECERILKLGGKFELRTDSKEYCDFSLSKFLEPTNSKIEAFKNRNLEVTSKYEDRWRRQDKDIYDVIYTCEVKSGESILAGDFSFKEKSSVKNIIKNFKNFIIKKEDYFLHFEEIYTINEGEILLKVAFGAFNKPEQCFIKISDEKSEYFIKKPILIRENLAAHELLKEYLADARDN